A portion of the Rhodococcus pseudokoreensis genome contains these proteins:
- a CDS encoding ArsR/SmtB family transcription factor, which translates to MAHLAPTYRTSSSEDVALPCPLPEPAASEIRLERVMSVLADPLRLTIVKQLLTGSEEYDHTCGWFGFDRPKSSLTHHFKALREAGVIRQRQHGLERRSRVRLEDLDDRFPGLVELIVNWEPAEGQF; encoded by the coding sequence ATGGCCCACCTCGCGCCGACGTATCGCACGAGCAGCAGTGAAGATGTCGCCCTGCCGTGCCCGCTGCCCGAACCGGCGGCGTCGGAGATACGCCTGGAGCGGGTCATGAGTGTTCTTGCCGATCCGCTGAGGCTGACAATCGTCAAGCAGCTCTTGACCGGGTCCGAAGAATACGATCACACCTGCGGCTGGTTCGGCTTCGACCGGCCGAAGTCGAGCCTCACTCATCACTTCAAAGCCCTCCGGGAAGCGGGCGTCATCAGACAGCGGCAGCACGGACTCGAGCGGCGCAGCCGAGTCCGCCTCGAGGACCTCGACGACCGCTTTCCCGGCCTCGTGGAACTGATTGTCAACTGGGAGCCCGCTGAGGGGCAGTTCTAG
- a CDS encoding alpha/beta fold hydrolase, whose translation MTATKFDKAVGRYVHLTIDDTEYRVYYEESGSGIPLLLQHTAGCDGRQYRHLLEDEEITSNFRVITWDLPYHGRSLPPLSVRWWEQEYNLTQDFFMKFVVALAEALDCEDAVYMGSSMGGNLAPDLALHYPGVFRAVIALEAALHSPGYYLDYWFHPEISNDSKPAAMYALTSPTAPEVGRRETTWVYSQGSPPVFKGDLHYYSVEHDLRETAKDIDTTKTAVYILNGEYDFATGPEEADELGAQIEGAKVVPMAGLGHFPMSEDAAQFFRCIKPVLWEIRDAAVPSKVLSASQ comes from the coding sequence ATGACCGCGACGAAGTTCGACAAGGCAGTCGGGCGGTATGTCCATCTCACGATCGACGACACCGAGTACCGGGTCTATTACGAGGAGAGCGGCTCGGGAATTCCGCTGCTTCTCCAGCACACCGCCGGCTGTGACGGGCGTCAGTATCGTCATCTGCTCGAAGACGAGGAGATCACGTCGAACTTCCGCGTGATCACCTGGGACCTGCCGTACCATGGGCGGTCGCTGCCGCCGCTCTCGGTGCGGTGGTGGGAGCAGGAGTACAACCTGACCCAGGACTTCTTCATGAAGTTCGTCGTGGCCCTCGCGGAGGCTCTCGACTGCGAGGACGCGGTCTACATGGGCAGCTCGATGGGAGGCAATCTCGCCCCCGACCTGGCCCTGCACTACCCCGGAGTGTTCCGTGCCGTGATCGCCCTGGAAGCGGCCCTGCACTCGCCCGGGTACTACCTCGACTACTGGTTCCACCCCGAGATCAGCAACGACTCGAAGCCGGCGGCGATGTACGCGCTCACCTCGCCGACGGCCCCCGAGGTCGGCCGCCGGGAAACGACCTGGGTCTACAGTCAGGGTTCTCCGCCGGTCTTCAAGGGCGACCTGCACTATTACAGCGTCGAACACGATCTTCGGGAAACGGCAAAGGACATCGACACGACGAAGACTGCCGTGTACATCCTGAACGGCGAATACGACTTCGCGACGGGACCGGAGGAAGCCGACGAACTCGGCGCGCAGATCGAGGGTGCGAAGGTCGTTCCGATGGCTGGGCTCGGACACTTCCCGATGAGCGAGGATGCAGCCCAGTTCTTCCGCTGCATCAAGCCGGTGCTGTGGGAAATCCGTGACGCGGCCGTGCCGTCGAAGGTGCTGTCGGCCAGCCAGTAG
- a CDS encoding MFS transporter, with protein MATTSTDSKGLGWCLAAASTVTAVFVLSNAPTPLYTRWQAEWKFTSGTLTIVFGAYMVGLIGALLVTGKLADRYGRKVVLVPGLIAAVTASGLFLSATNVMWLLAARLLAGAAVGAAVTAGMSATVDLAPEHRRRTGSMIASAAMVFGAGLGPLLSGTLTQLIDTPQSWIFGIVLAVTSLTLVIAIRLPLPRPSVDDGPVERLWSWPSVPHPNRRELAWGVAAFAPGITATSFFLSLGPTVLADGIDSPSPLLAGATACGMFLVATGVQFALAHLRTRTHLALSSSAAFVSMVTLTATVTVSPTPALFVIAALLAGAAQGLGQLAALTLIGTRIPSHHGAEANAALNIAGYIPAALLPVGTGYLIQFAPFGTAVATFTAIVMACSLTALITVRVGTADHLVSPTPGSTPRNSAESLAHRRYDRDPTCLPGVSGPTPPSTLVRSSAEGLD; from the coding sequence ATGGCAACGACTTCCACCGACTCGAAAGGCCTGGGATGGTGCCTGGCTGCCGCAAGCACGGTCACTGCCGTGTTCGTGCTGTCGAACGCGCCCACCCCGCTGTATACGCGCTGGCAAGCGGAATGGAAGTTCACTTCCGGAACCTTGACGATCGTTTTCGGGGCGTACATGGTTGGTCTGATCGGGGCTCTTCTCGTCACCGGGAAACTTGCCGATCGGTACGGGCGGAAGGTCGTGCTCGTCCCCGGTCTGATCGCCGCGGTCACCGCATCGGGCCTTTTCCTGTCTGCCACGAACGTCATGTGGTTGCTGGCGGCGAGGCTGCTGGCAGGTGCCGCCGTCGGCGCGGCCGTCACCGCAGGCATGTCGGCGACGGTCGATCTCGCCCCGGAACACCGGCGCCGGACCGGATCGATGATCGCTTCCGCTGCAATGGTATTCGGCGCCGGACTCGGACCCCTCCTGTCCGGGACGCTCACACAACTCATCGACACTCCACAGTCGTGGATATTCGGAATCGTGCTCGCCGTGACGTCCCTGACACTGGTGATCGCGATCCGGCTGCCCCTCCCCCGGCCGAGTGTGGACGACGGCCCTGTCGAACGCCTTTGGTCGTGGCCGTCCGTGCCTCACCCGAATCGGCGTGAACTTGCGTGGGGAGTAGCAGCATTCGCCCCCGGAATCACCGCGACCTCGTTCTTCCTCTCACTCGGACCCACGGTTCTCGCCGACGGCATCGACTCCCCCAGCCCACTTCTCGCCGGCGCCACGGCGTGCGGCATGTTTCTCGTTGCCACCGGAGTCCAGTTCGCCCTTGCTCATCTGCGTACGAGAACCCATCTCGCTTTGAGTTCCTCCGCCGCGTTCGTCTCGATGGTGACGCTCACGGCGACCGTCACCGTCTCTCCGACACCGGCACTGTTCGTGATCGCCGCACTTCTCGCGGGCGCCGCGCAGGGCCTCGGCCAGCTTGCGGCACTCACGCTGATCGGCACCCGGATTCCCTCGCATCACGGCGCCGAAGCCAACGCGGCTCTGAACATCGCCGGTTACATCCCCGCGGCGCTGCTACCTGTCGGAACGGGCTACTTGATCCAATTCGCACCCTTCGGCACGGCCGTCGCCACCTTCACCGCAATTGTCATGGCGTGCTCGCTCACCGCGCTGATCACCGTACGAGTCGGCACCGCCGACCACCTGGTGTCACCCACTCCGGGATCGACACCGCGGAACTCCGCCGAATCCCTTGCCCACCGTCGATACGACCGCGACCCGACGTGCCTCCCCGGAGTCAGCGGGCCGACGCCGCCGTCGACCCTTGTCAGGAGCTCCGCTGAGGGTCTTGACTGA
- a CDS encoding DUF5313 family protein, which produces MSRKTQRTRPGPLQWLGYAVGRKLPDSMQDWVRNDLVGDWAVPRHLVRSMVPFVPVFAVFFLFPGPLGLRASMVLLGVLLAVFYAVSYMAQNRSRRLERHGLPPDLENPKKASRHDAEKAAYEKLHGPSVTLGVERRGGNELR; this is translated from the coding sequence ATGTCGCGAAAGACGCAACGAACACGGCCCGGACCCCTGCAGTGGCTGGGCTACGCGGTAGGCCGCAAACTTCCCGACTCCATGCAGGACTGGGTCCGCAACGACCTGGTCGGTGACTGGGCCGTTCCCCGGCACCTCGTCCGCAGCATGGTCCCGTTCGTTCCGGTCTTCGCCGTGTTCTTCCTGTTCCCGGGACCGCTCGGGCTGCGAGCCTCCATGGTCCTGCTCGGCGTGCTTCTCGCCGTGTTCTATGCGGTGTCGTACATGGCGCAGAACCGATCTCGACGCCTCGAGAGGCACGGACTGCCGCCCGATCTGGAGAACCCGAAGAAGGCGTCCCGTCATGACGCCGAAAAGGCGGCGTACGAGAAACTCCACGGACCTTCCGTCACCTTGGGCGTCGAGCGGCGCGGCGGCAACGAACTCCGCTGA
- a CDS encoding alcohol dehydrogenase catalytic domain-containing protein, producing the protein MPTHKAVHVQSPGEPLTLVDVETESPPRDHVRIAVSACGVCGTDHAFVNGAFPEMSWPLTLGHEIAGTIAELGAGVDNYAVGDRVGVGWFGGHCNQCIPCRRGTFIYCEKLQVPSWQYPGGYAESVTVPANALARIPSELSFTEAAPLGCAGVTTFDALRKTRAVPGDRVAILGIGGLGHLGVQFARAMGFETIAIARGADKADDARQLGAHHYVDSTAGDVSEALRALGGVSVVLGTAANSKAMGAVVGGLLPLGELTVVGVTPDPLPISPLQLITPGVNVTGHPSGTARDVEEAMQFAVLSGVRARIEERPLSEAAEAYAAMEEGRARYRMVLTM; encoded by the coding sequence ATGCCTACCCACAAGGCAGTTCACGTCCAGTCCCCCGGCGAGCCGCTGACACTCGTCGACGTCGAAACGGAATCGCCGCCGCGCGACCACGTTCGCATAGCCGTCTCCGCATGCGGCGTGTGCGGCACCGACCACGCATTCGTCAACGGCGCGTTCCCCGAGATGTCGTGGCCGTTGACGCTGGGACACGAGATCGCCGGAACCATAGCCGAACTCGGCGCCGGCGTCGACAACTACGCCGTCGGCGATCGCGTCGGGGTGGGTTGGTTCGGTGGGCACTGCAATCAGTGCATCCCGTGCCGCAGGGGGACCTTCATCTATTGCGAGAAGTTGCAGGTGCCGAGCTGGCAGTACCCCGGCGGATACGCCGAATCCGTGACGGTTCCCGCCAACGCGCTTGCCCGGATTCCGAGCGAACTGTCCTTCACCGAGGCCGCGCCCCTGGGCTGTGCCGGGGTCACCACGTTCGACGCGCTGCGGAAGACACGGGCCGTTCCGGGTGACCGCGTCGCCATCCTGGGAATCGGCGGACTCGGCCACCTCGGTGTGCAGTTCGCCCGGGCGATGGGCTTCGAGACGATTGCCATCGCTCGTGGCGCCGACAAAGCCGACGACGCTCGCCAGCTGGGCGCCCATCACTACGTCGACTCCACCGCCGGCGACGTCAGCGAAGCATTACGCGCACTCGGTGGCGTGTCGGTGGTCCTGGGGACCGCGGCAAACTCGAAGGCGATGGGTGCCGTGGTCGGTGGGCTGCTTCCGCTCGGCGAGCTCACCGTCGTCGGTGTCACGCCCGACCCACTGCCTATCAGTCCCCTGCAGCTGATCACCCCCGGCGTCAACGTCACCGGTCACCCCTCCGGCACCGCCCGCGACGTCGAGGAGGCGATGCAATTCGCGGTCCTGTCCGGCGTGCGCGCACGGATCGAGGAGCGGCCCCTGAGCGAAGCCGCGGAGGCCTACGCCGCGATGGAGGAAGGGCGGGCGCGCTATCGCATGGTCCTCACCATGTGA
- a CDS encoding MaoC family dehydratase, with amino-acid sequence MTTTEKEKNMQFGRFFEEFEVGAIYRHWPGKTVTEYDDHLFCLLTMNHHPLHINSHFAEETTEFGRNVVVGNYVYSLLLGMSVQDVSGKAIANLEIESLRHVKPTFHGDTIYGETEVLEVTPSKSKDDRGVVYVETRGYKQDGQIVCIFRRKVLVPKRSYGDTHGGDQPARPLPHV; translated from the coding sequence ATGACCACCACAGAAAAAGAAAAGAACATGCAGTTCGGTCGGTTCTTCGAGGAATTCGAAGTCGGCGCAATCTACAGGCATTGGCCAGGCAAGACCGTCACCGAATACGACGATCACCTGTTCTGCCTGCTGACGATGAACCATCACCCGTTGCACATCAACTCCCACTTCGCGGAGGAAACAACAGAATTCGGCCGCAACGTAGTCGTGGGCAATTACGTCTACTCGCTGCTGCTCGGAATGTCGGTGCAGGACGTGTCCGGCAAGGCGATCGCCAACCTCGAAATCGAATCGTTGCGACACGTCAAACCGACGTTCCACGGTGACACCATCTATGGCGAAACCGAGGTCCTGGAGGTCACTCCGTCGAAGTCCAAGGACGACCGGGGCGTCGTGTACGTCGAGACCCGCGGATACAAGCAGGACGGGCAGATCGTCTGCATCTTCCGGCGCAAGGTTCTCGTACCCAAGCGAAGCTACGGCGACACGCACGGCGGCGACCAACCGGCTCGACCACTGCCACACGTGTAG
- the hemQ gene encoding hydrogen peroxide-dependent heme synthase: protein MMFTVFQVVPGALPDARAEVVKDARAYFEGVAESGVVLRGIYDVAGLRGDADFMIWTHADTVEGLQAAYSGFRRCRLGRACTTVWSAAALHRPAEFNRSHIAAYVADEEPGQFVCVYPFNRSLEWYLLPDAERRRQLAEHGRAARAYPDVRANTVSSFGLSDYEWILAFEAPDPSRIVDMMRDLRATDARRHVRLETPFFSGPRTGLEALVARLP from the coding sequence ATGATGTTCACCGTGTTCCAGGTGGTCCCCGGCGCGCTTCCGGATGCGCGCGCTGAGGTCGTGAAGGATGCCCGCGCCTACTTCGAGGGAGTTGCCGAGTCCGGTGTCGTGCTCCGCGGAATCTACGACGTCGCAGGACTGCGTGGAGACGCCGATTTCATGATCTGGACGCATGCCGACACCGTCGAAGGATTGCAGGCGGCCTACTCGGGCTTTCGGCGCTGCCGACTCGGGCGAGCGTGTACGACGGTCTGGAGTGCGGCCGCGCTCCACCGGCCGGCCGAATTCAATCGCAGCCATATCGCTGCATACGTGGCCGATGAGGAGCCGGGGCAGTTCGTGTGCGTGTACCCGTTCAACCGATCGCTCGAGTGGTATCTGCTGCCGGACGCCGAACGGCGACGGCAGCTCGCCGAGCACGGCCGAGCGGCTCGTGCCTACCCGGATGTGCGTGCCAACACCGTGAGTTCCTTCGGATTGAGCGACTACGAGTGGATCCTCGCCTTCGAGGCTCCGGACCCGAGCCGGATAGTCGACATGATGCGAGACCTTCGCGCCACCGACGCGCGCCGGCACGTTCGGCTGGAAACGCCCTTCTTCTCCGGGCCGCGAACCGGACTCGAGGCACTCGTTGCGCGTCTGCCTTGA
- a CDS encoding MarR family winged helix-turn-helix transcriptional regulator, whose product MTADVQQGKAGDDLLALDRQVCFALAIANRAVLAVYRPLLEPMGLTHPQYLVMLALWGKAPMAVKEIGTALQLDSPTLSPLLKRLEASGLITRTRSRADERQLDVELTEAGAALRAEALKIPPAVIEKLGVSLAELEELHDVLTRVNQAALRAGALDQ is encoded by the coding sequence ATGACCGCAGACGTGCAGCAGGGTAAGGCCGGCGACGATCTACTCGCTCTCGACCGGCAGGTGTGTTTCGCGCTCGCGATCGCGAACCGGGCGGTGCTCGCCGTCTACCGCCCCTTGCTCGAACCGATGGGGCTGACGCATCCGCAGTATCTGGTCATGCTCGCCCTCTGGGGGAAGGCCCCGATGGCGGTCAAGGAGATCGGGACCGCACTGCAACTCGATTCACCCACCCTCTCGCCGCTCCTCAAGCGCCTCGAGGCATCCGGACTGATCACGCGCACCCGCAGTCGGGCCGACGAGAGGCAATTGGATGTCGAGTTGACCGAAGCCGGTGCTGCGCTGCGGGCGGAAGCGCTGAAGATTCCGCCCGCCGTGATCGAAAAGCTCGGCGTCAGCCTGGCCGAACTCGAGGAACTGCACGACGTTCTCACCCGCGTCAATCAGGCTGCGCTCAGAGCGGGCGCGCTCGATCAGTGA
- a CDS encoding PaaI family thioesterase: MSEVGWVEVPDGGFIGLIGPLLLRDNENGVREFGLRCEAKHRNLRGVVQGGLIMAFADRALGSTALDETGTQNMATVQLSVNFLGTVRVGDLLTSSPRIVRRTASIVFADSDLRVNESVVATAAGVFKILAGDSTAVGVGVVAEAGRP; this comes from the coding sequence GTGAGCGAAGTCGGATGGGTCGAGGTGCCCGACGGCGGTTTCATCGGCCTGATCGGTCCACTACTGTTGCGCGACAACGAGAACGGTGTGCGAGAGTTCGGACTGCGGTGCGAGGCAAAGCATCGCAACCTTCGAGGAGTCGTCCAAGGGGGACTGATCATGGCCTTCGCCGACCGTGCCCTCGGCTCGACCGCCCTCGACGAAACAGGCACTCAGAACATGGCGACAGTGCAACTGAGTGTCAATTTCCTCGGCACAGTCCGGGTCGGTGACCTCCTGACGAGCTCGCCCCGTATCGTGCGGCGTACGGCATCGATCGTTTTCGCGGACTCCGATCTGCGGGTGAACGAGTCGGTGGTGGCCACGGCGGCGGGTGTCTTCAAGATTCTCGCGGGGGATTCGACCGCGGTCGGCGTCGGTGTGGTCGCCGAGGCCGGTCGGCCGTGA
- a CDS encoding aldehyde dehydrogenase family protein yields the protein MRERYEAFVGGHDERTKGGQYFSTRDPATGDVIAEVALGGAEDIEDAVAVAHSAFGSWRDTPAATRGRVLLEVARTLREHADELARIETLDTGQTLSQSKVDIETAARYFEYYGGAADKVHGETIPLGPDYLSYTRNEPFGVIGVVTPWNAPINQAARAIAPALAMGNVVVLKPAEDTPLSALEMSRLAVEAGLPPGVLNVVPGFGADAGAALTGHNMVRKIVFTGSVETGRAIMRAAAQRLIPLTLELGGKSPNIVFDDADLDAAAAGAWTAFTTKAGQVCSAGSRLLVHSSVHDELIDRLVQHAETTVIAPGIEDPDIGSLATRGQFDKVRSYLELGPREGARVAAGGNVADTGRLSRGLFIEPTIFVDVDNTMRIAREEIFGPVLTVLRFDSDEEAIEIANDSDYGLVAGVWTRDHSRAHRVAGAVEAGQVFINQYFAGGVETPFGGYKSSGFGREKGFEALKHYCQLKTVTARL from the coding sequence ATGCGAGAGCGCTACGAGGCGTTCGTCGGCGGACATGACGAACGCACTAAGGGTGGGCAATACTTTTCCACCCGTGACCCTGCCACAGGCGACGTCATCGCCGAAGTCGCGCTCGGCGGGGCGGAGGACATCGAGGATGCAGTTGCCGTAGCGCACAGCGCCTTCGGTTCGTGGCGTGACACACCGGCCGCCACTCGCGGTCGCGTACTCCTCGAGGTCGCCCGCACACTGCGGGAACACGCGGACGAGCTGGCCCGAATCGAAACGCTGGACACGGGTCAGACACTGTCGCAGTCGAAGGTCGACATCGAGACCGCTGCACGGTACTTCGAATACTACGGCGGTGCGGCCGACAAGGTACACGGCGAGACGATTCCGCTGGGGCCCGACTATCTCTCGTATACCCGTAATGAACCGTTCGGCGTGATCGGTGTCGTCACGCCGTGGAACGCGCCGATCAATCAGGCTGCCCGGGCCATCGCACCCGCTTTGGCGATGGGCAACGTCGTGGTCCTCAAACCTGCCGAGGACACTCCGCTGTCGGCACTCGAGATGAGCCGCCTCGCCGTCGAGGCGGGACTGCCCCCGGGGGTTCTCAACGTCGTCCCCGGGTTCGGCGCCGATGCGGGAGCTGCGCTGACCGGTCACAACATGGTCCGGAAGATCGTCTTCACCGGCTCGGTGGAGACCGGCCGGGCGATCATGCGGGCGGCCGCCCAACGACTGATTCCTCTGACTCTCGAGTTGGGCGGCAAGTCTCCCAACATCGTCTTCGACGACGCCGATCTCGACGCGGCCGCCGCCGGCGCCTGGACGGCGTTCACAACCAAGGCGGGTCAGGTTTGCTCGGCCGGCAGTCGGCTGCTGGTGCATTCCTCGGTGCACGACGAATTGATCGACAGGCTCGTCCAGCACGCCGAAACCACGGTCATCGCACCGGGGATCGAGGACCCTGACATCGGATCCCTGGCCACGCGAGGGCAGTTCGACAAGGTCCGCTCATATCTCGAGCTCGGACCTCGTGAGGGCGCACGTGTTGCTGCCGGCGGAAACGTTGCCGACACCGGCCGGCTGAGCCGCGGGTTGTTCATCGAGCCGACCATCTTCGTCGACGTCGACAACACCATGCGCATCGCGCGCGAGGAGATCTTCGGCCCGGTGCTGACCGTGCTCCGATTCGATTCCGACGAGGAGGCGATCGAGATCGCCAACGACAGCGACTACGGCCTCGTCGCGGGGGTCTGGACTCGCGATCACAGCCGGGCCCATCGCGTCGCCGGTGCCGTCGAGGCGGGACAGGTCTTCATCAACCAGTACTTCGCCGGTGGTGTCGAAACCCCGTTCGGCGGCTACAAGTCGAGCGGTTTCGGCAGAGAAAAAGGCTTCGAAGCGCTCAAGCACTATTGCCAGCTCAAGACGGTGACCGCCCGCCTGTGA
- a CDS encoding IclR family transcriptional regulator — protein sequence MFTAAVPVSVAVEGEEQQVQGIERGLRVLEAVAESQPVGVGELSRTLQLPKSTVQRTLQALASAGWIRSDDSEYTKWKLTSRALAVGRKGWDKGDLRTVALEPMRELRDLTNETITLQIRDGVERVVQIERMDSHQAVRTFIKVGSTWQLPHTSGGMAIMARLPDDEVDRILSSPIQQLTPQTDTDPESIRKKIDEIRRVGYAVNVNQNRMGVCAVGAAVLGEGGCPVGGIGISMPETRFDENRVPWWGKQVSDTAANVSSLL from the coding sequence ATGTTCACCGCAGCGGTGCCGGTTTCCGTGGCGGTCGAGGGAGAGGAGCAGCAGGTGCAAGGCATCGAACGAGGTTTGCGCGTACTCGAGGCCGTGGCGGAGAGCCAGCCGGTCGGAGTGGGCGAACTGTCACGCACTCTTCAGCTGCCGAAATCGACCGTCCAGCGAACTCTCCAGGCACTCGCGTCCGCCGGATGGATCCGCAGCGATGACAGCGAGTACACAAAATGGAAGCTCACCTCGCGGGCACTGGCCGTGGGCCGAAAAGGCTGGGACAAGGGCGACTTGCGAACCGTCGCGCTCGAGCCGATGCGTGAGCTGCGGGATCTGACGAACGAAACGATCACGCTCCAGATTCGCGACGGTGTGGAGCGGGTGGTTCAGATCGAACGCATGGATTCCCATCAGGCGGTCCGCACCTTCATCAAGGTCGGCAGCACCTGGCAGCTACCCCACACTTCAGGGGGAATGGCGATCATGGCACGCCTGCCGGACGACGAGGTCGACAGGATTCTGTCCAGCCCGATTCAGCAACTGACCCCGCAGACCGACACGGACCCCGAATCGATCCGAAAGAAGATCGACGAAATCCGCCGAGTCGGATATGCGGTGAACGTCAATCAGAATCGGATGGGAGTGTGTGCTGTCGGGGCCGCCGTGCTGGGGGAGGGTGGTTGCCCGGTCGGTGGCATCGGCATCTCGATGCCGGAGACCCGTTTCGACGAGAATCGTGTGCCATGGTGGGGAAAGCAGGTTTCCGACACTGCAGCGAACGTGAGTTCGTTGCTCTGA
- a CDS encoding HpcH/HpaI aldolase/citrate lyase family protein gives MSRTQRPRRSCLAVPGSSPKMIEKAKGLDSDQVFLDLEDACAPLAKPGARKSIVAALNEGGWGSKIRVVRVNDLTTHWTYRDVVEVVEGAGENLDCIMLPKVQSAAQIAWLDFTLTQIEKTMGFEVGRIGIEAQIEDAAGLINVDEIAAASPRTETIIFGPGDFMASINMKSLVIGEQPPGYEVGDAFHYPLMRILMAARANGLQAIDGPYVQVRNVEGFRRVAGQAAALGYDGKWVLHPAQIEAANETFSPAQADYDHAENILAAYEWFASDRGGRKGAVMLGDEMIDEASRKMALVIAGQGRAAGMERLDVWTPETETVESGV, from the coding sequence ATGTCCAGAACACAACGACCGCGGCGGTCCTGTCTCGCGGTTCCCGGCTCGAGCCCGAAGATGATCGAGAAGGCCAAGGGACTCGACTCCGACCAGGTCTTCCTCGACCTCGAGGATGCCTGCGCACCACTCGCGAAGCCCGGCGCCCGCAAGTCCATCGTCGCGGCACTCAACGAAGGCGGCTGGGGATCGAAGATCCGCGTCGTGCGGGTCAACGATCTCACCACCCACTGGACGTATCGCGACGTGGTCGAGGTCGTCGAGGGTGCCGGCGAGAATCTCGACTGCATCATGCTGCCGAAGGTGCAGTCCGCGGCCCAGATCGCCTGGCTCGACTTCACTCTGACCCAGATCGAGAAGACCATGGGTTTCGAGGTCGGCCGAATCGGAATCGAGGCGCAGATCGAGGACGCCGCCGGATTGATCAACGTCGACGAGATAGCGGCAGCGTCCCCGCGTACCGAAACGATCATCTTCGGCCCCGGAGACTTCATGGCGAGCATCAACATGAAGTCGCTCGTCATCGGCGAGCAGCCGCCGGGCTATGAGGTCGGTGACGCATTCCACTACCCACTGATGCGTATCCTGATGGCCGCCCGAGCGAACGGGCTGCAGGCAATCGACGGACCGTACGTGCAGGTCCGTAACGTCGAGGGCTTCCGTCGGGTGGCCGGACAGGCCGCCGCACTCGGCTACGACGGCAAATGGGTGCTGCATCCGGCCCAGATCGAAGCCGCCAACGAAACCTTCAGTCCTGCCCAGGCCGACTACGACCACGCCGAGAACATCCTCGCCGCATACGAGTGGTTCGCCTCCGACCGTGGCGGCCGCAAGGGCGCCGTCATGCTCGGCGACGAGATGATCGACGAGGCGTCCCGCAAGATGGCGTTGGTCATCGCGGGCCAGGGCCGCGCCGCCGGAATGGAACGGCTCGACGTGTGGACGCCGGAGACCGAAACTGTCGAGAGCGGTGTGTAA
- a CDS encoding GNAT family N-acetyltransferase, giving the protein MPIDTETLRVADNTHRNRFELEVRNELVGILGYVDLRFLTEPLSLEDRSGPRSHGVVMSLMHTVMAEEFEDSGLATVLVRQSLEIARGYGWTVRPVCPYVAEFLTAHPEYHDLIADVSA; this is encoded by the coding sequence ATGCCGATTGATACCGAGACCCTCCGGGTCGCCGACAATACTCATCGCAACCGGTTCGAACTCGAGGTGCGGAACGAACTCGTGGGAATCCTGGGCTACGTCGATCTGCGCTTCCTCACAGAACCGCTCTCGCTCGAGGACCGATCCGGACCGCGGTCGCACGGTGTCGTGATGTCCCTCATGCACACGGTCATGGCGGAGGAGTTCGAGGACTCCGGCCTTGCCACCGTCCTCGTGCGGCAGTCGCTGGAAATCGCCCGCGGCTACGGATGGACGGTGCGGCCGGTCTGCCCCTACGTTGCCGAGTTTCTCACCGCCCACCCGGAGTACCACGATCTGATCGCGGACGTGTCCGCGTAG